The DNA window TTTACCTGACACGTTTGGAGAGCTGATCATATCTGGCATACTAGTTCTTCAGCTAGAACGTTTACTGAGTATGATATCTCGTTTTGTAGAGGCAAGGGTACAGCGAGGtatgtttgttttctttgttGTGTATTTACCGTATTTCGTGCACTAGACATGCAAATTAACATAAAGTCATAACTGTGCTAACTATGTATCTTCTTTTGTCACAGGAAGTGATCATGGGATTAAAGCAAATGGAGATGGTTGGTTGTTAACTGTAGCTCTGCTAGAGGCCACAAGCTTGCCGCCTGTCTCTAGCGGTTCCGTAGATCCTTATGTTGTGTTCAGCTGTAACGGCATAACACGAACAAGCTCTGTGCAACTTCAGACTCATGACCCTCAATGGAACGGTTAGTAGATTTCACACGTTAACTCATTAATCTCCTAGCTTAATTTAATTCATCATCTATTACAAACTGAAAGAACATTTCAGAGATAATGGAGTTTGATGCCATGGAAGAACCACCTGCTACGTTGGATGTTGAGGTTTTCAATTTTGATGGACCATTTGATCTGGCAGTTTCTCTGGGACATGCTGAAATTAACTTCCTTAAACACACGTCAGCAGAACTAGCAGATATATGGGTGCCACTGGAAGGAAAATTAGCTCAGACTTGTCAGAGTAGGTTACATTTGAGAATATTTCTGGAGAACACAAAAGGACCTGAGACATCAATGAGAGAGTACTTAAGTAAGATGGAGAAGGAAGTTGGTAAGAAGGTAACTTTCGACTAACTTGTTCCTGGGTACTGACTCTTAACTAATAATTAAACCTCGTGATGATGCAGTATTTGTAATTATATTGCAGTTACATGTTCAGTCACCTCACAGAAATGCAACGTTCCAGAAGCTTTTTGGTTTACCACACGAAGAATTCCTTATAGCAGATTATGCGTGCTCCTTGAAACGGAAGTTGCCGTTGCAGGTATGATTGTTCTTTATTCCCTTCTCTGTGTCGAGGATTCAGTTTGAGCACATTGCGGTTGACATGATATGAAATCAATCCTAGAATTTTACTTTGAAAACATTATTTTACTTAATAATCCAATATCACCTTATACTACTCTTATGTCTTCTTTTGGACcattacaatatgaaaacatCAGGTCATTCACATATTATATCTGTGGATATTAGTAGTAACTTGCAGTTGCTTCTGATGCAGGGAAGACTGTTTCTGTCAGCCAGAATAGTTGGTTTCTATGCCAATCTGTTTGGACATAAAACGAAATTCTTCTTTCTGTGGGAAGATGTCGAGGAAATCGAAGAGTTAACTCCATCTTTCACAACAGTAGGTACTCCATCTTTGTTGTTTGTCTTGAAGAGCGGCCGGGGACTCGATGCCAAGAATGGTGCAAAGTCCCAAGATAAGGAAGGCAGGTTGAAGTTTCAGTTCCATTCGTTTGCTTCATTTAGCAAGGCTAACAGGTTGTTTTATCTCTTCCTAGCTTTATCACCAGTAATAAGATAAGGAGAATCTATTTGACGAGAAAACTATCTGTTCTTCATTGTTAGAACAATAATTGGACTATGGAAAACCAAATCATCAGCTATTGAACAGAGGGCTAAACTAGAAGAAGATCAAGAAGATGAAAACTATGTCGATCTTAATGATGTTCAATCTGTGCTGAGCATTGGAGATGTGCCACTGTCAAAGGAGTATACTTTGGAACTGCCTATCGATGTGAGTTTTCTGCTTCATTAGTTCTTCTGCTGATAGAATTGCGTttgtttttctccctttttagTGGAAGAGGCTAGATAAGTTATACTTGTGTAAACatggatgtggattttcatccctcgagggtaTGTCCCCTCGTTGCTTAtatgtcatctaaataattataaaaaaatgacaaaatgacaagatggattaatatgaaatatatcactacacaaacatgcaaaacCAACTTCaatttctacaagttgcaaaaaaagaacaaatttaattgaaaatagttatcgtgCATTTAcaattaggccctgtttagatcctccaaaatggcacaagttttgccattttggatctaaacactagtagcaaaagttggcaatttggcatttggcatttgctagtccatagtagcaaattgtgctaaaaagtgctttgggaccactccctctctctttctctctctcactttagtgctagaatggcaaaactttaacatgcatctaaacaccaactagtacttttgcaatgacaatttttgccaccaaaacttttgccatttgccattccaaatggatctaaacatgcccttatatttgttatttttgttacaacttgtagaagttgaatttgcctttgcatatttttatagtgatatatttcatattaatctatcttatgaTTTTCTAGACTCACAAAAATGTACATGAGTGGAGTATCCTTCTGTTAGCGtacttattttaaaatgtttggcGAAGTTACAGGATAATTATTGTTTACTAGTGGCGTTCTTGCATTTAACGGTCACTCGTCAGTGTACTTCACTCCTGGGATTCGTTTTTCTGTACAGCTGCACTGCTTGAAAAGTTCGTTTATACTCGTATTTCTCCAAATTTGGTTGAATTACATTCAAATCAGTTCAAAATTCAAACACATATCGGTGGGATTTTGTCCGACCTCCCAAAATCTTGTTCTTCCATAGTCCATAGATAAGATCCTAAACCCATGCTTGTCAACCAACACGCTGTTGTGCCACCACCATTTGCAGTCTGAACTCTGCAGAAACCCCCGTTTTCCACCGTCCCTTTGTAGTAGGAGTACTGCATTGTGTGCGCACGGTTGTCACTTCAGCATGCTGTTGTGCGCCACCGTTCCTTTGATCGCTTTCTGTACTGTACTCACAATTGTGTGTGCATCGCAGGCGGATCTGCTGATGGGGGTGTTCGACGGGGGCCCCCTGGAGGCGAAGGCGATGAGCAGGGTGGGCTGCCTCGACTACGCCGCCACCCCGTGGCAGGACGCCCGGCCCGGCGTCCTGGAGCGGCACGCCAGCTACAAGTTCAACCGCTACATGTCCATcttcggcggcgaggtcgtcaGCACCCAGCTCAGGCTCccctccgacgacggcgacggctggaCCGTCTACGACGTCATCACGCTGCGCAACGTCCCCTTCGGCGACTTCTTCCGGGTACGCACCCAACAAATCACAACAACCAACCACACCTATGAACTCTCAGGtacttgctactccctccgtcccaaaaaaaaagacaaaccatgagtttccgtgtccaattttaactgtccgtcttatataaattttttttataattcgtatttttattgttgttagatgataaaacatgattaatattttatgcgtaacttgtctttttaatttttttcataattttttcaaataagacggacggtcaaacgttgggcacggaaaccagggtttgtattttttttatggacggagggagtactcacgTTGGATGCTAGTGCTTGCTGTAGCTAAGATGTCGTCATGCCACTgttttttcctctcctttttgTTTTGGTGTGGTTTGAGGAGAGTGGTTAGCCAGGCAAGTGGCGGTGAGTGAAAGGGTGGTTATGCTGACAGTGGTTAATATTAAGAGATTTGCATCGGTCCagcaaaaagtatctcgagataCAAATCCGTTTATTGTTAGAGCtaacgatcggaaacgatttagtaccgtaccggtacctcgagatacttttttttttgttagactGAAGCAAATCTCCAGTATTAATGTATTGTGTGCACGATTAATTTGACTATAATGCAGGTGCATTTGAGGCACAACATACGGAGCGTGGAGGCCGCGtcgtcggaggcggcgacgagcagcggGAGCCGGTGCGAGATACTGGTGGGGATCGAGTGGGTGAAGAGGAGCAAGTTCCAGAAGAGGATCGCGAGGAACATCTGCGAGAAGCTGGCGCACAGGGCCAAGGAGGTGCTCGAGGCGGCCGCCAGGGAGATCGCCCCGGCCGTGTCGGGCTAGCGAGAAGCTGGAGGAGACGgctgtttttttcttgttcttccAGCAAGGCCGCAACGGAGAGATCTCTGCAGAGGAGCAGAGAGGTTGCATGCACGACTGAACTGTGTCGGCTTTTGCCTTGGGCTGGGCTGCTGTAGCGCAGTACTCTCCAAAACAGAACGGAACAAATGGGGAATACGGAGATGTATACCAACTACACTACTATACGATATCTTCGAGATTATACACATGATCCCAAAGCGTACAAGTGTCAAACCCGAACCGAGCtgtgcgtgcgcgcgcgtgaTCAACCGGCCGAATTCCGGTGGTTTTTCCTAGTGTCGAGCCGGCACGTTGTGGTGGGAGGTGGCCAACTGTTGGATGTATATAGAGGTAGATCGGGCGATGCCGTATTGAACATGGGCGTGACTGCTCGTTGGATAGACAAGATCATCATCTGCGGAACGTGGGTGCATGCGACTTCCTGGTGCCACTGCAGTACCGCACCGCTCATGGGATCtcatgagagcaagtttaatagtatagcccactactagctctaattcattttaaccaatctaatagctaatttatacaatagttgcttactatactattaatatataatcccacctgtcatacacacattgtgtcttggagtctgtgctgcagctggccaTATATCTGTAGTCCACTGCTCTTctttcttatcttttatctcattataaaaaatatttatagctggctaatagcaggcctgttattgtacctgctctgagaGTCATGGTGGTGGTGCTAGGTTTGTATGGATTTCCAGGTGCACATCCCTCAGTTTCATCTTAGGTGTACAGGCTTGAATGCTAATCAAGTTTCTCATCATAAAAATGTCTGGttctatttttatgtttttatcgATGTTAATCACATAACCAGCTTCTCGGTAAAAATCTGTTAGAATTAACCAATAACTACATCAAAGctcttataaaattttcttcaaGATAAGAAAACGAGTCTTATTGTCAAACAATAAGGAATAAGATGGGGTTCTTTAAAAAACTTTCtagatcaaatttaaataataaaatttaataagtttaaaataaataaatgtatcgGATCTCTAATACCTTGAAGAATATATAGAACAGTCTATAATCGTATATGAATTACAACCAGACGTGAGCTTTGCTAACGAAACGAGAAAATTGGCTTACGACGTTATAAAGCTTCAAACTGTACTACAACAACATTGAATTGTGCTAAAAAATCGGACGATATAAATTTGAACTCTGATTTATTTCTTCTTTCGGTACGAACAGAGAGACCAATTTCCCCTCAGAGCCGGCGCCGTTCGGCAAAGGGTGAAAGGGCACCCAACTACTACAGTAAccaagtcgtcgccgccgcctccccccaaAATCGCCCAAAAAACCACCGAGCCAGACGCCGCTACTCCACAAAAGCAGCCTTCACTCTCGCGACTCGCGTTCGCGACTGCTttcccccatctcctcctcctcctcctcggccgcctcGCCCCCTCCCGAATTCCGCCATGGATCCGGCGCCGCAGGCCCACCCCATCCTCTCCTACGTGCTCTCCCGCCTCCCCACCCTCGCCAAGACCCGccctgccggcggcgacggcggcggcggcgacttcgaCATCGAGCAGCCGCCCGTGcacacgccgtcgccgcggacGCCCTCCACCGCGGGGGAGTTCGAGCTCGTGGAGCGCATGCCGGGGCTGCGCCACCCGTCCGTGCTCCGCGCCATgacccgcgccgtcgccgacgtgtCGGCCGCGCGCTCCGCGCTCCAGGTCCTCGGCCCGCGGCCCGACCACGAGCTCGTCGACTCGTCCCGCGCGAtcgtcgccgcggccgacgccgaGGCCGGGGGCTCGCGGCGGGTCCCCGAGGGGGACCTCGAGGCCTGCCGCGCCGTGGTGCGGCTCGAGGAGACGCACGACGCCTACGAGGCGCTGCTGCAGGAGGCCGAGGGGAGGCTCGAGGCGGTGTACCGGTCGGCGATGGAGGGGAAGGACCTGGAGGAGCCCGACGGGAGGGacgaatcggcggcggcggccgccggggaTGATGCGGCGGTGCAGGAGGAGGTGATCGCGGTACTGAGGCAGGCCGAGGAGGGCAAGCCGGTGGAGAGCTTCCGCCTCGTGGACCGGCAGCTGCGCCACCTGCCGGAGGCGTTCGGGAGGATCCAGGGGCTCCGCGTGCTCGATGTCTCGCGCAATCAGCTCGAGGTGAGAAATCTGTTATCTCTGCATGCTTTAGATCTGCTTGTTTAGAGCCCTGTAACCCAAACAATGCTTTGCACTGGATTTTGCACGCATTTACACATGTGAACGGATGGGATTTTTTCTCTTCTGTACTGTGAAATTGTGAATTCATGGTCATGGATTGAATCTTATGTTGAAGATGATCAGAATTATAGGGCCATATGCAAAATGTGTACGTGAGCCATAAAATGCCTGTTTTGTGGTGTTGTACACAGTCTACCATTTGACCTGTGAATGGATGGATTGAACTGTATGCTGAAAATAGTTTGGGCACTGAATTTTCAGTAGGATcgtgttttttttgtgtgtattATGGTATGGTCAGATCCTATTATTTTAGAGTCCTCAAGACTGGGCGCATGTACTATTTTTCTTTATAGATTTATTACTAGTGCAACTTATTTATTGGTGATGAAACAGTTACTAGTACTATCTTAGGCCTTAGGATGTAAATAGTGAAACACTGTATGTTAGTATTTCTTTTTACTGTTTTTGTTTGACTACTAAATTAGGTTATGGGTGGATAAGTGCTGAAAGTTGCACTAGTACTGTGTGTTAGCTGTTGACCTTCTACAATCTGAAACTCAGAATAGCTGGATACTATGTATAATAAGTATTGACAGAACAAATGTAGAACTGGTAGGAGCTTGGTGTGTATGTATTTTCCTGATTAGATTGTGTATTCACTTTATAACATCATCCTGTATTTCATGGTTGGTTTGGATCATTGGAAAATCATAGATAAGAGTAGGGAAGGCTGggtttgttttgaattttggcCACTTTCTCTATATCTGTGCTTACATTGATGTTTAGAAAtttcatagtttatttttggGATAATAGGTTGTGCTCATTTAAGTTTAAAAACAGACATAAACAATTAAGCACATACTaactataattattttctttgatAAACCTTTATAATCACTTAAGTTTAAAGATAGACATAAACAGTTATGCACGTactaaatataattatttcctTTCATAACCCTTTTATCCTCAGTGGCTTGCCTGGTCATATTTCCTTTGCGATATACTCTACACATTTTGTTAAGTATGCTGTTGTTGTGTCCCTTGCTTCATTGGTGAATCAATGTGATTGTAGGTTATTCCAGATGCTATAGGAGGACTTGATCATCTTGAAGAGCTTCGTCTTGCTTCCAATGCCTTGATTTCTCTTCCTGATTCCATTGGACTGCTATTGAATTTGAGGATTCTGAATGTGGGAAGCAACAGGCTAAGGTCATTGCCAGATAGCATCTCAAAGTGCAGGTAGATAATTTTCCTTAGCTTTAATTCTTGGGTTCAGCAAGTGTTACTGTTCAATTGACTGATTGGTGCAACTCCAGGTCGTTAATTGAGCTTGACGCGAGCTACAATGGGCTTGCTTATCTGCCAACCAACATTGGGTATGAGCTG is part of the Oryza glaberrima chromosome 4, OglaRS2, whole genome shotgun sequence genome and encodes:
- the LOC127769895 gene encoding C2 and GRAM domain-containing protein At5g50170-like isoform X1; this translates as MRLYLYVIEARGLPEHGGDGGGGPYYARAKVGKQRTRTREVEARGGGAVAAAAEWNEELVLEVDGGEAVEVGVARRREGGGRGGREVVGRVKLPVPAAAVPAGRRRRTTVPPTWFTLQPKHHRRRKKGAGAAAEAADCGKILLTFSLHGENSDNTVIHSSPCSSSRSDTDIEFERSTYWEHSSSNSGMVDSPRSFAIERSSLENSDRSAQANSNSNSEDDDLIEPSAATAKGTSDIEPMVPDASFEEAMEIMKSKSIPDMPEDLSGGVMFDHTYLVDSKNLNSLVFGPDSQFSKELRELQGTTDYEEQPWTWNNNNPPSLTRTCQYTKGATKFMKAVKTIEEQTYLKADGKSYVIMTRVRTPEVPFGNCFEVVMLYKIIHYPESSSGEGMSHLTVSYNVEFLQSTMMKSMIEGSVRDGLKENFESYAEILSRHVKIADSAGMDKERLLAPLQTDHQSDIRLAYKYFCNFTVISTVIMALYVLVHIFLSRPGPLMGLEFKGLDLPDTFGELIISGILVLQLERLLSMISRFVEARVQRGSDHGIKANGDGWLLTVALLEATSLPPVSSGSVDPYVVFSCNGITRTSSVQLQTHDPQWNEIMEFDAMEEPPATLDVEVFNFDGPFDLAVSLGHAEINFLKHTSAELADIWVPLEGKLAQTCQSRLHLRIFLENTKGPETSMREYLSKMEKEVGKKLHVQSPHRNATFQKLFGLPHEEFLIADYACSLKRKLPLQGRLFLSARIVGFYANLFGHKTKFFFLWEDVEEIEELTPSFTTVGTPSLLFVLKSGRGLDAKNGAKSQDKEGRLKFQFHSFASFSKANRTIIGLWKTKSSAIEQRAKLEEDQEDENYVDLNDVQSVLSIGDVPLSKEYTLELPIDADLLMGVFDGGPLEAKAMSRVGCLDYAATPWQDARPGVLERHASYKFNRYMSIFGGEVVSTQLRLPSDDGDGWTVYDVITLRNVPFGDFFRVHLRHNIRSVEAASSEAATSSGSRCEILVGIEWVKRSKFQKRIARNICEKLAHRAKEVLEAAAREIAPAVSG
- the LOC127770071 gene encoding plant intracellular Ras-group-related LRR protein 3, which codes for MDPAPQAHPILSYVLSRLPTLAKTRPAGGDGGGGDFDIEQPPVHTPSPRTPSTAGEFELVERMPGLRHPSVLRAMTRAVADVSAARSALQVLGPRPDHELVDSSRAIVAAADAEAGGSRRVPEGDLEACRAVVRLEETHDAYEALLQEAEGRLEAVYRSAMEGKDLEEPDGRDESAAAAAGDDAAVQEEVIAVLRQAEEGKPVESFRLVDRQLRHLPEAFGRIQGLRVLDVSRNQLEVIPDAIGGLDHLEELRLASNALISLPDSIGLLLNLRILNVGSNRLRSLPDSISKCRSLIELDASYNGLAYLPTNIGYELVNLRKLWVHMNKLRSLPSSICEMRSLYLLDAHFNELCGLPSAIGKLSSLEILNLSSNFSDLKDLPASFGDLLNLRELDLSNNQIHALPDSFGRLDKLEKLNLEQNPLSMPPMEIVSKGVDAVKEYMLQRWLDILLEEERKSIAAAESPQAPTTPSAWLARSVSWVSDVSGSLVGYLSGENKTEKDAYLDQQY
- the LOC127769895 gene encoding C2 and GRAM domain-containing protein At5g50170-like isoform X2 — translated: MVDSPRSFAIERSSLENSDRSAQANSNSNSEDDDLIEPSAATAKGTSDIEPMVPDASFEEAMEIMKSKSIPDMPEDLSGGVMFDHTYLVDSKNLNSLVFGPDSQFSKELRELQGTTDYEEQPWTWNNNNPPSLTRTCQYTKGATKFMKAVKTIEEQTYLKADGKSYVIMTRVRTPEVPFGNCFEVVMLYKIIHYPESSSGEGMSHLTVSYNVEFLQSTMMKSMIEGSVRDGLKENFESYAEILSRHVKIADSAGMDKERLLAPLQTDHQSDIRLAYKYFCNFTVISTVIMALYVLVHIFLSRPGPLMGLEFKGLDLPDTFGELIISGILVLQLERLLSMISRFVEARVQRGSDHGIKANGDGWLLTVALLEATSLPPVSSGSVDPYVVFSCNGITRTSSVQLQTHDPQWNEIMEFDAMEEPPATLDVEVFNFDGPFDLAVSLGHAEINFLKHTSAELADIWVPLEGKLAQTCQSRLHLRIFLENTKGPETSMREYLSKMEKEVGKKLHVQSPHRNATFQKLFGLPHEEFLIADYACSLKRKLPLQGRLFLSARIVGFYANLFGHKTKFFFLWEDVEEIEELTPSFTTVGTPSLLFVLKSGRGLDAKNGAKSQDKEGRLKFQFHSFASFSKANRTIIGLWKTKSSAIEQRAKLEEDQEDENYVDLNDVQSVLSIGDVPLSKEYTLELPIDADLLMGVFDGGPLEAKAMSRVGCLDYAATPWQDARPGVLERHASYKFNRYMSIFGGEVVSTQLRLPSDDGDGWTVYDVITLRNVPFGDFFRVRTQQITTTNHTYELSGAFEAQHTERGGRVVGGGDEQREPVRDTGGDRVGEEEQVPEEDREEHLREAGAQGQGGARGGRQGDRPGRVGLARSWRRRLFFSCSSSKAATERSLQRSREVACTTELCRLLPWAGLL